Proteins co-encoded in one Spirosoma endbachense genomic window:
- the atpC gene encoding ATP synthase F1 subunit epsilon, whose amino-acid sequence MTLDIITPDRKVFSGEASAVTFPGSEGQFQVLNDHAPLVSTLDRGPIVVQTASGQQTFTVDGGVVEVLQNKVLVLAEAVVV is encoded by the coding sequence ATGACATTAGACATTATTACTCCTGACCGCAAGGTCTTTTCCGGTGAAGCCAGTGCCGTTACATTTCCGGGTAGCGAAGGTCAGTTTCAGGTTCTGAACGATCACGCTCCGCTGGTTAGCACACTGGATCGCGGACCGATTGTCGTGCAAACGGCATCCGGTCAACAGACGTTTACCGTTGATGGTGGCGTTGTTGAAGTATTACAAAACAAGGTACTGGTGCTTGCTGAAGCCGTAGTGGTCTAG
- a CDS encoding sensor histidine kinase, whose amino-acid sequence MNRTASLIAIHLFGCLTFLALPYIFVEDGFSKLSELAYNPHEQRNLLSYLLTIAFFYTNYFILIPRFFFGKNYVIYGLSVLACFFVIEQTLAGVNRRGIMPPPRSQPPPEWMEQRPPFEMGNRSPMPPTGFPRPGSQQPGLPPEISQTFFLFLIGFLLSLAIRVNNRWRETEREKLNTELSYLKAQINPHFLFNTLNSIYSLALEQSDRTAEAITRLSSLMRYVIQDAAVKQVPLAKEFEYISHYVALQKLRLDETVQIDFSITGSPNGQQIAPLILISFIENAFKYGVNPSEDSLIQIGLTIHESELHCHVFNKKVRISQDTVTTSGIGLTNTKSRLALVYSNRHRLQISNQPNDFTVDLYLTLT is encoded by the coding sequence ATGAACAGGACAGCATCACTTATTGCCATTCATCTTTTCGGCTGCCTGACCTTTCTGGCATTGCCTTACATTTTCGTCGAAGACGGCTTTTCAAAACTGTCGGAATTAGCCTACAATCCGCACGAACAGCGTAATTTATTGTCCTATCTGCTAACGATTGCGTTTTTCTACACGAATTACTTTATACTCATTCCCCGATTCTTCTTCGGGAAAAACTATGTTATCTACGGCCTTAGTGTTCTGGCCTGCTTTTTTGTTATTGAACAAACACTAGCCGGAGTCAACCGGAGGGGTATAATGCCACCGCCACGATCTCAGCCGCCACCTGAGTGGATGGAGCAAAGGCCTCCTTTTGAGATGGGCAATCGTTCACCGATGCCCCCAACTGGATTTCCGAGACCAGGGTCGCAACAGCCGGGTTTACCGCCTGAGATCAGTCAGACGTTTTTTCTGTTTCTAATTGGGTTTCTTTTATCACTCGCCATTCGTGTTAACAATCGCTGGCGAGAAACTGAACGCGAAAAATTGAATACTGAATTATCGTACCTGAAGGCGCAGATCAATCCGCACTTTCTGTTTAATACGCTCAACAGCATTTACTCACTAGCCCTTGAGCAGTCGGACCGAACAGCCGAAGCGATTACCCGGTTATCATCGCTGATGCGGTATGTGATTCAGGATGCGGCCGTTAAGCAGGTCCCACTGGCGAAAGAATTTGAGTACATCAGTCATTATGTAGCCCTGCAAAAGTTGCGTCTGGACGAAACGGTGCAAATCGATTTTTCAATTACCGGTAGCCCCAACGGCCAACAAATTGCTCCATTAATTCTAATTTCCTTCATCGAAAATGCCTTTAAATATGGCGTAAATCCCAGTGAAGATTCACTGATCCAGATCGGCCTGACCATTCATGAAAGTGAGTTACACTGCCATGTTTTCAACAAAAAAGTACGTATTTCGCAGGACACCGTTACGACTAGTGGCATTGGATTGACAAATACCAAATCGCGTCTGGCGTTAGTCTACTCCAATCGACACCGATTGCAGATTAGTAACCAACCCAACGACTTTACGGTCGATCTATACCTGACGTTGACATGA